The genomic stretch GTCGAGTTGAAGAAGGGCTTTTCGCGCCTTACCGATTTGTTCACCCGCCTGACCGACCTGCTCAAGGAAGGCATGGATGGCGAGGTCAATATCGGCATTGCCAGCAACCAGGCCGAAGAATGGTACCCGCTGTTTGGCAGCCTGCTATCGCGCGCCCAGGGCAACTGGGAGTTGTGGACCGCCTTCACCGTCGAAGATCCGGAAGATAATCCGCCCATGGCTCGCTGGCTGACGCTGTCGGAGAGTGGCGCGTTGTTCGATATCGAAGTCAACGCCAGCCCGATCCTCGCGGCGGAAATGCTCCGGCGCAACCTGTGGAACGTGGCCTACGGCGCCCTGGTGACCTCGGCCACCCTGACCGCCCTGGGCACCTTCGACCGGTTCCGCATGCGTGCCGGCCTGCCGAAAAAGGCGGTCACTGCCGTGGTCCCTAGCCCGTTCCATCACGCCGATGCCGGTGTGCTGCGGGTGCCGGACCTCAGGGCCGATCCACGGGATGCAGCGGCTCATACAGCGGCAATCATTCGTGACCTGCCGTCGCTGGTCGAAGGTTCCAAGGGCACACTGGTACTGTTTTCATCGCGCAAACAGATGCAGGACGTGTTCGACGGCCTCGATCGCGACTGGCGCAAGCAGGTGTTTATTCAGGGCAACCTGTCAAAACAGGAGACCCTGAACAAGCACAAGGCGCGGGTCGATGGCGGGGATTCCAGTGTACTGTTCGGCCTGGCGAGCTTTGCCGAAGGGGTGGACTTGCCCGGTGCCTACTGTGAACACGTGGTGATCGCCAAGATCCCGTTCTCGGTGCCGGATGATCCGGTCGAGGCTGCACTGGCCGAGTGGATCGAAGCCCGTGGCGGCAATCCGTTCATGGAGATCTCGGTGCCGGATGCCTCGTTGAAGCTGGTCCAGGCCTGTGGTCGCTTGCTGCGTACTGAAGAGGACCGGGGCACGATCACCCTGCTCGACCGTCGTTTGGTCACCCAACGCTATGGCAAGGCTATCCTTAATGCCTTGCCGCCTTTCCGGCGCGAAATTTCCTAAGCCACTGTGGGCGAACTCGCCCACTTCGTGGTCAATCTCATGTATGTCATCAGGCCATTCACCGGCCGATTGGGAGAACCTTGTTCGTATGATTCGCACGCTGCCTGCTCTTTTTGCCCTGCTGTTCGCCACGCCATTGCTGGCTGCGCCGGCCGGACAACAGACGCTGTTCAACTTTGTCCGGCCGGCTGATGTGGTCAAGGTGGCGACCCAGGACGCCAGCCTGCCGCAATACAACGCTGAACAGACCCCGGAAGGCGAGGTGCTGCGCCGCATCACCTTCAACCCGGCGGCAGAACCGAGCCTGGTGCTCAGCCCGCAGAACGGTGTGTGGGACTGGTCGCAGTCGAGCGCCATGAGCCTGCGCATCCAGAGCGCCATGGACTGGGCGTTGACGTTGTACGTCAAGGTGCAGAGCAGCGACGGCAAGACCCTGGTCAGTCGTATCGATTTGCCGGCGGGGCCTGCGCAAACCCTGCTGGTGCCCCTGCTGGCCAACTCGTCCTTGAGCCAGGGGATGAAGGCCGGGCCGCCGATGCCGATCACCGTGGACGGCCAGCGCGTCATGCTGGCTGCAAGTGCTGGCGAAATCGATCGCAGCCAGGTGGTCTCGGTCACCCTGTCGATGATCAAGCCGGCTGCAGCGCAAAGCATCTTGCTGGAGCGCTTTGGCGTGCAGGACAGCGAGCCGGTGCTCAAGGCTGCCTACAGTGAGCTGGTGGATGCCTATGGGCAGTCCAACCGCGCGCGTTGGCCGGAAAAAGTCAGCAGCGACGAGCAATTGAAAGCGGCTGCCGCCAAAGAGCAACAACAGCTCAAGGGCTGGCTCGCAGAGCGTGACAAAAGCGCTCTGGACAAGTTTGGCGGCAGCACCAAGGGTCCGGCTTTTGATGCCAGCGGCTTCTTTCGCACCGAAAAGCGCGACGGGCGCTGGTACCTGGTGACACCGTTGGGGCATCCGTTCTACTCCCTGGGCGTCAACACTGTGAGCCCGGCCAACAGCCAGACCTATGTCGCCGGGCGCGAGTGGATGTTTGGCGCACTGCCCAAGGCGGGTGAGCCCTTGGACAAGTATTACGGCAGTGGCGACAACCGTGGCGGCAATGGCGCCGATGCAGGGCGCGGATTCAATATGGGGCGTTGGTACGATTTCTACGGAGCGAACCTGCAACGCACTTATGGCACCGAAGGATTCGACCAGGCCCGTTGGGTCGGCCACACCCTGGATCGCCTGCAGGGCTGGGGTTTCAACACTGTCGGCAACTGGAGCGCCCCGCAACTGGTCGGCGCTGATCGTGTGCCTTACACCTTGCCTCTGTCGATTATTGGTGACTACACCAGTATCAGCACCGGTATCGACTGGTGGGGCGGTATGCCCGATCCCTTCGACCCGCGCTTTGCCATGGCCACTGAGCGGGCCGTGGCGATTGCCACCCGTGACCATCGCGACGACCCCTGGTTGATCGGCTTCTTTGCCGATAACGAACTGGCGTGGGCCGGTCCTGGCAATGACGCAAAATCCCGCTATGCCCTGGCCTATGGCACCCTGCGCATGACCACCGATGTACCGGCAAAACGTGCGTTCCTCAAGCAACTGCGCGACAAATACCGCAACGAAGATGGCCTTTCCAAGGCCTGGGGTATTCACCTGGCTGGCTGGGAGTTGATGGAAGACCCAGGCTTCGAGCCGCCGGTTCCCAGTGCCGAGCATCCGGAAATCGAGGCTGATTTTCAGTACTTCCAGAAGACCTTCGCCGACGCCTACTTCAAGACCATCTCCGATGCGCTGAAATGGCATGCGCCCAACCAGTTGCTGCTGGGCGGTCGCTACGCGGTCAGTACCCCGGAGGCTGTGGCGTCCTGCGCCCAGTATTGCGATGTGTTGAGCTTCAACATGTACACCCTCAAGCCTCAGGATGGCTACGATTTCGCGGCCCTGCGCGCATTGGACAAACCGGTGCTGATCAGCGAGTTCAACTTCGGCTCGGCCGACCGTGGCCCGTTCTGGGGCGGCTTGGCGCCATTGGCCAGGGAAGAGGCGCGCGGGCCAGCCTATGCGACCTTCCTCAAGCAGGCCATGGCCGAGCCGTCGATTGTCGGCGTGCACTGGTTCCAGTACCTCGATCAACCGGTGGCCGGGCGTTTGCTGGACGGTGAAAATGGTCATTTCGGTCTGGTGGGGATCACCGATGTGCCGTTCACGGGCTTTATCGACAGCGTGCGTAAAAGCAACCTGGCGGCGATCCAGCAATTGGGCTTGGAGGCCGAAAAAGCCAAGATCGCCCATGGGGCAACGGGTTCCCAAACCCAGTAATGACTGGAACAATGGGCGCCATTTAACGCAGGTCTTTTCCGAGGGGGATTCAGGTGCAGATTCAGGGTCATTACGAGCTTCAATTTGAAGCGGTGCGTGAAGCCTTCGCCGCGCTGTTTGACGACCCTCAGGAGCGCGGTGCGGCGCTGTGTGTGCAGGTGGGTGGCGAAACCGTCCTCGACCTGTGGGCCGGCACCGCCGACAAGGACGGTGCCGAGGCCTGGCACAGCGACACCATTGCCAACCTGTTCTCCTGCACCAAGACATTCACCGCCGTCACGGCCTTGCAACTGGTTGCCGAAGGCAAACTGCAACTGGACGTCCCGGTTGCCAACTACTGGCCGGCGTTCGCCGCGGCAGGCAAGGAAGGCATCACCCTGCGTCAACTGCTGTGCCATAAGGCCGGGTTGCCAGCGTTGCGTGAGACATTGCCCGCCGAAGCCCTGTATGACTGGCCCATGATGACGGCGGCCCTGGCCGCCGAGGCGCCCTGGTGGACGCCCGGTGAGGGCCATGGCTACGCTGCTATCACCTATGGCTGGCTGATCGGTGAACTGCTGCGTCGCGCCGATGGCCGTGGGCCGGGGGAGTCGATTGTGGCCCGGGTTGCCCGCCCTCTAGGCCTGGACTTCCATGTCGGGCTGGCGGACGAAGAGTTTTATCGTGTGGCCCACATTGCCAGGAGCAAAGGCAATATGGGGGATGAGGCAGCCCAACGACTATTACAGGTCACCCTGCGCGAACCTGCGGCAATGACCACCCGCGCGTTTACCAATCCGCCTTCCATACTAACCAGCACTAACAAGCCCGAGTGGCGTCGTATGCAGCAGCCTGCGGCAAACGGACATGGCAATGCGCGCAGTTTGGCCGGGTTTTATAGTGGTTTGTTGGACGGAAGTTTGTTGGAAGCCGATATGCTTGAACAACTGACCCGCGAGCACAGTATCGGGCTGGATAAAACCTTATTGACGCAAACCCGCTTTGGCCTGGGCTGCATGCTGGACCAGCCAGATGTGCCCAATGCCACGTTTGGCCTTGGCCCACGTGCATTTGGGCACCCTGGTGCCGGCGGTTCCGTGGGCTTTGCCGATCCGGAACATGATGTAGCATTTGGTTTCGTGACCAATACTCTGGGGCCGTATGTACTTATGGACCCGCGCGCGCAAAAGTTGGTAAGAATATTGGCCGGTTGTCTGTAAATAGCTTGCTGTCTGGCGTTTTTTTGTTAAAAAGGCACCTACAAAAGGCGCTTGAAAAGTATTGTTACTTTAAACTTCGTGAAGCGTCTGTTTAACGGGTCATTCAGGCCCCTGTGTTTTCTCATTTTGTGGATATCTCATGTTATCGAACAAGTCCTTGGCACTGGCGCTCTGCCTCACTATTACTGGCTGTGCACAAACTCCACAAAATGATGCGTCTGGTGAGCATTGGTGGTCATTCTGGCCCGACAAGTCGGCGGCCAAGGACGTTACCGCCAAGGCCGATGCGAAGGCCGATGCCAAGGTGGCGGACGCCAAGGCCGATCTCAAGGCCGACCTGAAAGCGGCAACGCCAGCTCCGGCTACCGCCCCGGTGGTCGCCAAGGCTGAAACCGGCACCAAATGGTGGTGGCCGTTTGAAAGCAAGCCAAAACCCCTGAACAAAGTCGATGTGACCAACATCCCGATGCCAGACCCGAAAATCACCCAGGCCTGGTTGGACGACTACGAGCCGCGCCTGCGCGCCGCGATCAAGGACAGCAACCTGCAACTTGAACGTCGTGACAACGTGCTGGTGGTGATTGCCCCGGTCGATGGTTCCTACAA from Pseudomonas fluorescens encodes the following:
- a CDS encoding beta-galactosidase, which codes for MIRTLPALFALLFATPLLAAPAGQQTLFNFVRPADVVKVATQDASLPQYNAEQTPEGEVLRRITFNPAAEPSLVLSPQNGVWDWSQSSAMSLRIQSAMDWALTLYVKVQSSDGKTLVSRIDLPAGPAQTLLVPLLANSSLSQGMKAGPPMPITVDGQRVMLAASAGEIDRSQVVSVTLSMIKPAAAQSILLERFGVQDSEPVLKAAYSELVDAYGQSNRARWPEKVSSDEQLKAAAAKEQQQLKGWLAERDKSALDKFGGSTKGPAFDASGFFRTEKRDGRWYLVTPLGHPFYSLGVNTVSPANSQTYVAGREWMFGALPKAGEPLDKYYGSGDNRGGNGADAGRGFNMGRWYDFYGANLQRTYGTEGFDQARWVGHTLDRLQGWGFNTVGNWSAPQLVGADRVPYTLPLSIIGDYTSISTGIDWWGGMPDPFDPRFAMATERAVAIATRDHRDDPWLIGFFADNELAWAGPGNDAKSRYALAYGTLRMTTDVPAKRAFLKQLRDKYRNEDGLSKAWGIHLAGWELMEDPGFEPPVPSAEHPEIEADFQYFQKTFADAYFKTISDALKWHAPNQLLLGGRYAVSTPEAVASCAQYCDVLSFNMYTLKPQDGYDFAALRALDKPVLISEFNFGSADRGPFWGGLAPLAREEARGPAYATFLKQAMAEPSIVGVHWFQYLDQPVAGRLLDGENGHFGLVGITDVPFTGFIDSVRKSNLAAIQQLGLEAEKAKIAHGATGSQTQ
- a CDS encoding EstA family serine hydrolase, which codes for MQIQGHYELQFEAVREAFAALFDDPQERGAALCVQVGGETVLDLWAGTADKDGAEAWHSDTIANLFSCTKTFTAVTALQLVAEGKLQLDVPVANYWPAFAAAGKEGITLRQLLCHKAGLPALRETLPAEALYDWPMMTAALAAEAPWWTPGEGHGYAAITYGWLIGELLRRADGRGPGESIVARVARPLGLDFHVGLADEEFYRVAHIARSKGNMGDEAAQRLLQVTLREPAAMTTRAFTNPPSILTSTNKPEWRRMQQPAANGHGNARSLAGFYSGLLDGSLLEADMLEQLTREHSIGLDKTLLTQTRFGLGCMLDQPDVPNATFGLGPRAFGHPGAGGSVGFADPEHDVAFGFVTNTLGPYVLMDPRAQKLVRILAGCL